From the Lampris incognitus isolate fLamInc1 chromosome 6, fLamInc1.hap2, whole genome shotgun sequence genome, one window contains:
- the rps13 gene encoding 40S ribosomal protein S13, which yields MGRMHAPGKGLSQSALPYRRSVPTWLKLTSDDVKEQIFKLAKKGLTPSQIGVILRDSHGVAQVRFVTGNKILRILKSKGLAPDLPEDLYHLIKKAVAVRKHLERNRKDKDAKFRLILIESRIHRLARYYKTKRVLAPNWKYESSTASALVA from the exons ATGGGTCGCATGCACGCTCCCGG AAAGGGCTTGTCCCAGTCGGCCCTGCCTTACAGGCGCAGTGTTCCCACC tggctgaaactgaccTCAGATGATGTCAAAGAGCAGATTTTCAAGCTGGCCAAAAAGGGTCTGACCCCCTCTCAGATTG GTGTGATTCTGAGGGACTCTCATGGTGTGGCCCAGGTGCGTTTTGTCACCGGCAACAAGATCCTGAGGATCCTCAAGTCCAAGGGTCTGGCCCCTGACTTGCCTGAGGACCTCTACCACCTCATTAAAAAGGCAGTGGCTGTCAGGAAGCATCTGGAGAGGAACAGAAAG GACAAGGATGCCAAGTTCCGACTGATTCTCATTGAGAGTAGGATTCACAGGCTGGCTCGGTACTACAAGACCAAGAGAGTACTGGCTCCCAACTGGAAGTA CGAGTCCTCTACAGCTTCTGCTCTGGTGGCATAA
- the ppp1r15b gene encoding protein phosphatase 1 regulatory subunit 15B: MATSTIESAKSLDRAVMERFGSGGMALLPWTKQLLSVLWEQLRLLIQIIYYSFMSVFQMFRFEVHLRITDEMGQSVQHMSSTTNPTESFLFSSLFDGDNRVMVGGSNPLSSFCADVNDAFPGGPTAEVLLSSLRADDLCCELVDDFVTRTTANKEDGIFVGHHPSWKMGFPGDWSIFVSSTDSSGTEDVCHKSTEEERGSPWSSEEDQNSGDFDSEESKALWESLSRSSDPYNPFFFSACLSTSTQMGKIKSKGDDSECVSAGETSEEFIGPHGLKFWGSRSDSESSWGSSDGSCPDLDKEESESLWEFFSSHTDPYNPMCFTACTVSNTTPQTAQISLSHSQEPQQASLSAPSSKPDIDAEEESSFLPSSSDDEEEQLWRSLSRNDDPYHPLNSRSLLQSSSTTVLPTPKPSSGPGSKTTVVHTKHRLPSQVKQCKEETVSTLRSRAVKPVLSEKRSKRHCHPDTMLVPWKRRGQKSGSPTEEKDRNTHKKVQFSPLVQVHVMRTWPFARQASRRGCWEEMARDRDRFQRRIQEIDQAIGHCFSQAHRERIRAYLDSTLK, from the exons ATGGCAACGAGTACTATTGAATCTGCCAAGAGTTTGGACCGGGCGGTAATGGAGAGGTTTGGCAGTGGGGGAATGGCGTTATTGCCGTGGACCAAGCAATTACTCAGCGTCCTGTGGGAACAACTCCGGTTGTTGATCCAGATCATCTACTACAGCTTCATGTCAG TTTTCCAGATGTTCAGATTCGAGGTTCATCTGAGAATTACAGACGAGATGGGTCAGAGCGTTCAGCACATGAGCTCGACGACGAATCCGACCGagtccttcctcttctcctcgttGTTTGACGGAGATAACCGAGTCATGGTTGGAGGTTCGAATCCACTGTCCAGTTTCTGCGCGGATGTTAACGACGCGTTTCCGGGGGGTCCCACCGCCGAAGTGCTGCTGTCTAGCCTGAGAGCTGACGACCTTTGCTGCGAACTTGTGGACGACTTCGTCACCAGGACCACTGCCAACAAAGAGGACGGCATCTTTGTTGGACACCATCCCAGCTGGAAAATGGGCTTCCCCGGTGACTGGAGCATCTTTGTATCCAGCACCGACAGCTCTGGCACGGAGGATGTCTGTCACAAGAGCACTGAAGAGGAGAGAGGCTCCCCTTGGAGTAGCGAGGAAGATCAAAACTCGGGAGACTTTGACAGTGAGGAGAGTAAGGCGCTTTGGGAGTCTCTTTCAAGATCTAGTGACCCTTACAATCCCTTCTTTTTCTCTGCCTGCCTTTCAACTAGCACACAAATGGGGAAAATTAAAAGTAAAGGCGATGACTCTGAATGTGTTTCAGCTGGTGAGACCAGCGAGGAATTCATAGGCCCTCATGGTTTAAAATTCTGGGGTAGCCGCTCTGACAGTGAGAGCAGCTGGGGCAGTTCAGACGGCTCTTGCCCCGACCTTGACAAGGAGGAAAGTGAAAGTCTTTGGGAGTTCTTCAGCAGTCACACAGACCCCTACAACCCCATGTGTTTCACAGCATGCACAGTCAGCAATACGACCCCTCAGACTGCCCAAATATCACTCTCTCACAGCCAGGAGCCCCAGCAGGCCTCACTCTCTGCACCTTCCTCCAAGCCAGACATTGATGCAGAGGAGGAGAGCAGCTTTCTTCCTTCCTCCTCCGATGATGAAGAAGAGCAGCTGTGGAGGTCCCTCTCCCGAAATGATGACCCATACCACCCTCTCAACTCCCGAAGTCTCCTCCAGAGTTCCTCTACCACAGTACTACCAACGCCCAAGCCCTCATCTGGGCCAGGTTCAAAAACCACTGTTGTCCACACAAAGCACAGACTGCCTTCGCAGGTTAAACAATGTAAAGAAGAGACTGTGAGTACCCTGAGATCCAGAGCTGTTAAACCCGTCCTGTCAGAAAAAAGGTCAAAGCGTCACTGTCATCCAGACACCATGCTGGTGCCTTGGAAGAGGAGAGGGCAGAAATCTGGGTCACCCACAGAGGAGAAGGACAGAAACACCCACAAAAAG GTGCAGTTCTCTCCTCTTGTCCAAGTCCATGTGATGCGTACATGGCCATTTGCTCGACAGGCCTCCCGCAGAGGATGCTGGGAGGAAATGGCCCGAGACCGGGACCGCTTCCAGAGGCGAATCCAAGAAATTGACCAGGCCATTGGCCACTGCTTCAGCCAAGCCCACCGAGAGAGGATTCGGGCTTATCTGGACAGCACCTTGAAATAA